From the genome of Eublepharis macularius isolate TG4126 chromosome 4, MPM_Emac_v1.0, whole genome shotgun sequence:
ATTTTAGCAATACAATCATAAACACATTTTTCTCTTAATTGGCCTCTCTCTTGTTGCTTAAATGTTATGGTTATGCATATCTCtgaaacttccttttttaaaaaaaaagtactatGCCTGCCTTATGTCATTTTTGTTTAAGAAGAATATATGGATAGTTTTGATAGGGTCTAAAGAAGTTTCTTTAGACATCTGGCAGTAATATTTCTTCTTAGGTGTACCTCACAGGCCTCTTCTCCCAGGTGGAAAAACAGGGTACACCTAACAATGTGAATGGTGGAaagaaatctctggaagtttTTAAATTGAATTTAGGCAGGAGCATCTTTTTTTCAGTATGTTCAAGGTGAGTGAAACAACATTGTCAGCCATGTCACTGGTTCTTTTGGTTAATGGCCATTAGACTAGTCAGTTGTCATTTTACATCcagtattttaaatttaattcagcAATTCTTTTGCTATCTTTCTTTGCTTTAGGTGCTATGTAAATTTCAATTCCATTTATCGAGAGTCCAGGATAACCAGAAATGTAATTCTGCTTTTCAGGGAGGTGTGTATTGTGGTGCATATCAGTAAGCTTATAAGCACAAATAGTATAAAGGTAAACTAAGGATTCGTTTAAATCAGTTGATTCCATTAGGAGATTTGAACTGCACAGGGCTAATACTATAGGGCAATCCGTTAAGAAATATGTTTAATTCCTTTGACTATGGCCATGTATTGGGATTTTTCTTGATACTGTGCAAATAATCTGTGAAACCAACCCATACTGACAAATCAAAAATGTCATATCGTCATAGGGAATATTAAGAATGCATCAGGTCACTTAACGCCCTTTTGTGGCAATTGAATTTAGCCAAAGATGGGCGAAAAGttaaaggaatttttttaaaacccacataATTTTCTGGGGCTTTAACTAAAATGATAAAATGGTCTTCTGTCAAGGACCTTACTGGTGCCTCTCTTCTCCATGTCCTGGGGATGTCTAGAAACTGGAGATAGCCTTTTGAGCAATGTGTACAACGTTGTATACTAGGCAGCTGGAGGTGTATAAAGACACTCTTCTTAAATGCGTTATGAGCAAAGGACTTGGGTTTAATGTCCTATTTGCCTCATGGTAGTGGCTTCCAAAGATGGCTGGTACCATCAATTTGTATTTCTTGAATAAATATCTTCTCTTTTCTGGTAAATCTTTTTGTACAGTGTTTGTTCTGTGCCATGTATCAAACGTTCATGTAACATGGGATGAGATGGTTGGTAATCTGGTACCAATACAGAAAGAGCATCAGTGGCTAAAAAGGGAAACTGGGTGAGGGGAAATACAGTGATACTACATTTTTTCCTGTAACTTTTATAAAATTAAAGAATCTTTTAGCTGTACACACAGGTTGTGTGAAACTTTTTTCACAGGGTCTTTCAGCCCAAGGATGAATTCTTAATCCTATCTTGAAATGGAGGAGCATTTGGGTTAACTGTCTCCAAGGGTgcactctggtttctcttcagatcgtatAAATCTTATATTTATACTGTACCTCTGTTATGCTGACATTGCAGTAATATGTGCGCACATTTTAAAAATCGGCAACAAAGCACAAGTAGGTTCTTTTTGAACAGTTAAAGTATGGATTTTATAAGTGAAGCATCATAATTTCCTAAGAGACAGAAATGTGCTGTATAGAACTCCATGTATTAAACAAAAATAGGGGCAAGGGGGTGAACAACAAACTTCTGACTATTtttctgcatttaaaaataaaattggtacTGGAAATGCCTTGCCTTAAAATACAAACTTGGTGTCATTTTTCTCTTGGAGTTAAATTGGAAAATGCCTCCTTCAGTCCtcacatttatactccaccctccctccAAGGAATTTGGGGTGATGTACATTGTTGAAGTcatctgttgttgtttttcataACAGCTtctaaggtaggttaagctaagagacAGTAGAATTTGATTTCAGGTCTCTCCAATTTAAGTGCAACATTTTAATTACTACTTTATACTGGAGTCTGTGAGGCCAGTAAATTCTTTGGtaccccaaggtggcaaaatgAAAAGCTTTCTAAAGCATTCTTAATATTGGTAGCACTGAGAATGCAATTATTTGAACATTATTCTTGGTTTGGCACTCAGATTTTAATTTCTAAAAAACTCACAACAGTGTTTGAGATTGTGAGCTAAATGTGGTTGAATAGAAATTATTCTGAAGTGTGCATCATTTGCAGCCTGATTCTAAACATACTTGCTTGGAATGAAGTCCTGCTGAGTTTAGCTGAACGTACTTTTCTGTTTGaaatgcttaggactgcagccatagTAATGCATGTATATTTGCCTGAAATGCATGCTCCTAATTATTACGGGAGGGAAAGATACTGTAACTCAAAGAACAATTCCAGCATCCTCACAAAACTTTTGCATTGTGATTTCTGCATCTCCGATTGCTGCATGTGAATTCATGGTTGAATACTTGAAAGAATAGAAATACAGCTGTTAAGATATAGTCGCTGAGAAATTGAGAGTTGGGCAATACTTTGTTCATATCTTACCACACACATCCAATTACTGGATAGACTTTGGCAAAGCACCAAGATAACAAGGATCACTGCTGAGTGATACATTCCCCCTGTTAATTGATctgtttgttgtctttctttattgtattttctttttcccagaGCAACAAATGCACAAGTTGAAAGCAATAGACCAGAAGCATTAGACTGAATGCAATAGAAGGCCAAATTGCTGATGCAATAGATTCATCAAAATTGTCAGCTCTACATTAGTTTGACTGATATCAACTCTCAActaacaattcaaaacaaaacatAGAGCTTTGCCATAGATACAATTTTCTTCTATGTTCAGATTCTAAATCTTTGCTGCTGTGTGGAAATAGTGGCACACATCAAGAGTCATCAACAAGATAGTTTCTATGTCTTACTAAAGGCTTTGGCTTGCGGAGTCCTGAAAATTTGCTAGTTATAATTGTGAAGAAGTGAATTTTTTCCCAAAAGGTCCGAATTTGGAGTGGAATCATAGAATGGAATCAACCATGTTTTTGAGGCAGAAGAACCTacacaaaatgatgtcatcataacTTTTCTGGATTCATACTAAAACATATCTAGTATTGGTCCAACTTTGAACATGAGTTTTCAAGTGACAAGTGCCTCAATCATGCAAAATACCAGTAAATTTGTTTTCtgggtgctctctctctctctctctctctctctctctctctctctctctctctcacacacacacacacacactgcctagTTAACCTTTGCCATGTTCTGAGCATAAAGAAGAACCTCCAAAACCAACTATAGCTCTTTTTGTGGTATGACTTACTCAACATTTATATTTTAAGAATCCTTTTGTAAAGGATCCTTTTGCTGCTGTTGGTCCCACAGAGATTCAAAAGAGGCAAATTGTTAGCAAAAGGCATTTTATTCTTTCTGTTCTCCTGATAGTCAAATCAACATCTGTTTCACAAAAGGAATCTTAAAATATAAATTCTGAGCGAACCATACGGACACCAAGGCCATATAAGGAATGTTCAAGGATTTCCCTCTGTGCCGAAACCTGGGTAACTTCAAAGGGCAAAAAACAGCTCTTGAAATGTTCCAAGTGCACAACTGATAAAATCCACTTAAGACCATAGATTACTGTGCTCACCTGTATCTTAGATTCTTGCCATTTGGGGGGATAGCACGTAATTACTTCATGCATGATGTACAGAAGTCTCAAGTGTTGGCCTACCAGTACTTTCCACATCTGTGGCATGTTGGGGAAAGGGTTTCTCACATTTCTGCCTTTGGGTTACAGTCTACACTTGGATGTGCAGGGTAAAGTGTGGAAGCTTAAAGTAACATGCATGAGGATTAAGGTAAGATGATGGGCACCAAACTAGGAGCAGAACCCTTCTCACAGTGCTTTAAGTGCAAATCACAAGAGGAGTATGAAACTGGAAGAGCTATGAAGTGATGTACTATTATTATCTTGCAATCATGTTTTTTTAGCCTGTACAGGCTACCTCATTTTCACACACAGTATGCAATTTATTGAGTCTAATATATGGGCTGAGCACGGTCACTGTGCAGCTTGCCTAGATGTGGCACCTTGAATGATCTCACAGAAGGAGTTTGGACTGCTGATAATATTTTAGAAAGTGAAATGTCACCCTTTCCATTTTCTGCCCACATGAATATAGTCGACTATATCGGATGGGTGACGTTTTTTTAGAAAGGTAAGGTTTTGTCAAATCCGATTTTTCCCCTTTGCTTATCATTTGCATATGAATTGTCTGTTTTCTTTGACTGCAAGAGCCTTTCATCTGAACTAACAAAATATCATTCAAAAGTCTCTGGGGATTCTGACAGAGGTTATGTCTAGACCAGCCATCACAGCCTTTGGGatcattcggggggggggggggaggcgtctgatttttttaatcagtcatcCTTTACCACGTGCCCTCATGCCATAAAATCCTTAGCTATCCTTTCTTTCACAGTATTAAGTTTCATTTTAATTTTCTGACTACAGGGGTGAAAACACCTTTTCTCTATGTAACTATACAACAGTGGCATTCAAGTCCGTTGATGGTTTGCTAGCCAGCTCTTGcttctttattttctctttcagctTCCTCTGTTGTCTGTCAATGCAGAAGATAGTGAACATCTTGAATTCCTTGTAGTTCAATTGCTAGTAATGGAAGAGAAGATACAAGTGTTTTAGTGAAATAACAAGGGCTGTTAGAAACTAATGTGAGGGAGGAGCCTGTTTCCCACATCCCAAGTACTTTTGCTCTCCTGTAATTGTGAATATCCACAGCAATCTACAACAAACAAGGTACTGAAACACTTTGCAGGTGAACAGGCTTATTTTGCTTTTCATGTCCGTGCACACTACCATCTGCTTTAAAAGgtgaacaggctggatttttattCTATATCACCTTCCACAATCAACCATAAACCTTGGATGGGGCTTCTTGAAAACAAAATATTGAGTTGGACTCTATGAGCCCTGAACTGTAAGAGCTGGTGGAACTGAGCTCAAAGTTCCCTGAAAAGTTGCACGTGACGGTTGGGGGACCCTCAGgagcaataataacaacattcgatttatataccgcccttcaggacaacttaacacccactcagagcggtttacaaagtatgctattattatccccattatccccacaacaatcaccctgtgaggtgggtggggctgagagagctctgggagagctgtgtgagtgacccaaggtcacccaggtggcttcaagcaaaggagtggggaatcaaacccagttctccagatctcaccactcttaaccactacaccaaactggcagactGAATATAGTGTTGGAGGCTATAGCTGAAGGGGAAACTGGCACTTGTCACCCCCTCTACACTTCAGGGAACTGTTCATAAACAaatgcccatggaaagggggggaggggttgccagTTCTCCTGTCTTTTTGCAGCCACCCACATCCCTTACTGTTCCCAAGAGTTCCCTGTCCCCAGGAGCAgcttatttggggaggggggagactgcaGAGGGAAGAGGAGACATCTGTCCTTGCAACTCTTTCCATTCATTGCTCATCATAGGATCCAGCCCACCAAATCAAGACAACATGAACAGAAAGTCCATGCAGTCCCATGTTTGTtgatctttctctctttttaccTCATCTCCAGTGATGTCAAAGTCCTTGAATATCCGAGACAGGTCTTCCTCTTTAATGTTGAAAAGGAAACGAGTTGCTTTGAATTCAGAAAGCCCAATTGTGTGTCCTCCATCAATGTCAAGCAATTCAAACACAAGATGGGAATGACGATACATGAACTGCTTTTCAAGATGGTTCTGATCCCCGAAAGAAAAGCATGTCAATATTCCACACAATTCCAACattcaaaagtttttttaaaaaaatctaagaaTTGGCACACAGCCCTGGTGTgcttagagtgttgaactagaatccagctcaaatccccactctaccatggaaacacacactctcagcctaacctaccttaacagggtggttatgaggataaaatggaagggagaagAATTATATAAGTTGCATTATGTCCTCCTCACTAgaaagcgggatataaatgaaataaatgttgctCTGATATTGAAGGGAAAGTGCTACTTTTAGTGTGTTGTGTTCAGTTTGGACTTGACTGACTAAGACATCTGTTTTTTCTCTCTGAATCTtttgtgatagatcaagatgggtagccgtgttagtctatctgtagcagtagaaaagagaaagaatccaatagcacctataagactaacaaaatttgtggtcaggAATGTGGTCattcatgagttacagctcacttcttcagataaagaagtatgtaaagaagtgagctgttactcgtgaaagctcatgccctaccacaaattttgttagtcttatgggtgctactggactcttttgtgtTTTCCATCCTGCTGTTTGTCCCTGCTTATTCCTTGATGCTGCCATTCCACCCAAGCCCCTAATGCATAAGATCTGAAATGTaatgtaatttccattaattatatgtatttataataCATAAAGCACAAATGTGGGCACCAGTAGAAATCAGCACATCGTATAATGAGATCTTAGCTGAGAGCATGTCTTAATGGAGTAGAGAATCTCTCTTCCTGCCATATTCATAGACAGTGCACCTCTTGTAGGCAGGAGCTTCAGATGTATGTGCAGCATCTTTCTTTGACATTGTCAAAACTTCCTTAGCCTCACCCCCTAGCAAGTCTTCTACATTGTCCCAACCAAACCCTTCCCGTGACCCATAACATGAGATTCATTGCTTTAGAGATTAGAGATTTAACTTGGCCACATCTGTTGCTGGAGTAAATGTTTAAACAATCCAAGCCAGATGTGCATCACTGCCTTGGATCTTCCGTTGCTGGTCTGTTGGCATAACGGCACTTCTGCTGACAGAACGGAAATTCCACTGGCAAAGGGTATTTTACACTGATTTCCCCCTCACTTTGCATGTCACACTGTTCCTCAAAGTCTACTGACCTGCAAGAACACCACTGAGGTGGAATACAGCTGTGATAAGAGGAGGAGAAGATGGGGAAGTTGCCTTCCTCTAATGTGACTCTTCATGCTCTGCTTAGAATCCAAGCCTATGCTTTTGGATGTGCTGTGCCCTTTTAAAATCACCTAGTCCCATGAAGGAGAAAGGGACAATACAGTATATCTAACAGATATAAAAGAATGTGTATGGTCATaggaaataaaaccttttgataCATTTCGTACCTCAATCACCAAGAAATTAAAATTAGCCCCAAGACTGCATGAGAACATGCTGGATTAGTTACATTCAAGGAAAAAGCAAACATGCCCAGTCTCACACTTATTTTTCTCTTCAAAACTAGTTACAGCTTGCATAGTCCATCAATTGATACATGTCCAATTAAGGGGTGATCAGTAAGAAACACCCGTGTTGATGAATAATGGTCCTTTCCTGCCTCATTTGCCTTTAGTAatttacaagtgggggacccgcaAGAATTTGCAGGagggcatcttattttcccctcccccaccatgtcctcttccgCTGCCCTCTATAGCCtatctcccttttcctgcttccttctctccttcccacccatctgcccccgtcttcacctttccctcttcTCCTGTGGGTGGCCAGTTGTGTGGTACAGGCTAAGTCAGGCCCAATTGCATGGCGGGGAACCTGCGAGCACTAGGAAGGGGTACTTCatctttccctgtatcccctttcccacactattatctctctccctcttcttggcagcctccatatgcccACCTTaacctacttccttctctccttcaaacccactaagaaccttactttttatctgccccccactCTTCGTCTATATTTACTAATATACTTCAttcataccttgcctttctccacaatggggacctgaaacagcttgtatcattctccttgcctccatatta
Proteins encoded in this window:
- the EFCAB9 gene encoding EF-hand calcium-binding domain-containing protein 9 → MKLRPKCFLHFLYLDKMYCLLSVRNARALAYYFHLLDVHKKNALNDLQFYHFLHHVTDLSKDEIMLVFDLLDWDGKGEVGFDEFYMLVCIIMSHENHLEKQFMYRHSHLVFELLDIDGGHTIGLSEFKATRFLFNIKEEDLSRIFKDFDITGDEQLNYKEFKMFTIFCIDRQQRKLKEKIKKQELRERERERERERERAPRKQIYWYFA